In a genomic window of Gambusia affinis linkage group LG04, SWU_Gaff_1.0, whole genome shotgun sequence:
- the ppp2r2ca gene encoding protein phosphatase 2, regulatory subunit B, gamma a, with protein sequence MGEDAESPKINHTFLRDYVTEADVISTVEFNQTGDLLATGDKGGRVVIFQRETESKGVTEEAGEVGDSGEYNVYSTFQSHEPDFDYLKSLEIEEKINKIRWLPQQNAAHFLLSTNDKTVKLWKVSERDKRPEGYNLKDEEGRIKDVSTITSLRVPVLRPTDLMVEVRPRRVFANGHTYHINSISVNSDGETYLSADDLRINMWHLDITDRSFNIVDIKPANMEDLTEVITAAEFHPHHCHLFVYSSSKGTLRLCDMRASALCDRHTKLFEEPEDLGSRSFFSEIISSVSDVKFSHSGRYLLTRDYLTAKVWDLNMDKGPVETYQVHEYLRSKLCSLYENDCIFDKFECVWNSSDSVIMTGAYNSFFRMFDRETGRGVTLEAWRENSKPRAVLRTRRVYTGGKRRRGDVGVDSLDFTKKILHMAWHPEENIIAIAATNNLYIFQDRVNPDAQTE encoded by the exons ATGGGCGAGGACGCTGAGAGCCCCAAAATCAACCACACCTTCTTGAGAGACTACGTCACAGAAG CCGATGTCATCTCTACAGTGGAATTCAACCAAACAGGGGACCTGCTGGCAACAGGGGATAAAGGTGGCCGAGTGGTCATCTTTCAAAGAGAAACCGAG TCCAAGGGCGTGACAGAGGAAGCAGGCGAGGTGGGGGACTCGGGAGAGTACAACGTCTACAGCACGTTTCAGAGTCACGAACCTGACTTTGATTACCTGAAGAGTCTGGAGATAGAGGAGAAGATCAACAAGATCCGATGGTTGCCACAGCAGAATGCCGCACATTTCCTGCTTTCCACCAATG ATAAAACCGTCAAACTGTGGAAGGTCAGTGAGAGAGACAAGAGACCAGAAGGATACAATCTGAAAGATGAGGAGGGACGAATCAAGGATGTTTCCACCATTACCTCTTTGAGG GTGCCGGTGCTGAGACCAACAGATCTGATGGTAGAAGTTCGGCCCAGGCGGGTGTTTGCAAATGGACACACATACCACATCAACTCCATCTCCGTCAACAGCGATGGGGAGACCTACTTGTCTGCTGATGACCTCCGCATCAATATGTGGCATCTGGACATCACTGATCGTAGTTTCA ACATTGTAGACATCAAACCTGCCAACATGGAGGACCTAACAGAGGTGATAACAGCAGCGGAGTTCCACCCTCACCACTGCCATCTGTTTGTGTACAGCAGCAGCAAGGGGACCCTGCGCCTCTGTGATATGAGGGCCTCGGCTCTCTGTGACAGACATACCAAAC TTTTTGAGGAGCCTGAAGATCTCGGAAGCCGTTCATTCTTCTCAGAGATTATTTCGTCTGTGTCGGATGTTAAGTTCAGCCACAGTGGGCGCTACCTACTAACAAGAGATTATTTGACTGCTAAGGTGTGGGACCTGAATATGGACAAAGGCCCAGTTGAAACCTACCAA GTCCACGAATACCTGAGGAGTAAACTGTGTTCCCTCTATGAGAATGATTGCATCTTTGATAAATTTGAATGTGTCTGGAACAGCTCAGACAG TGTGATCATGACGGGGGCATACAACAGCTTTTTCCGGATGTTCGATCGGGAGACAGGCCGGGGCGTAACCCTGGAGGCTTGGAGGGAGAACAGCAAGCCTCGGGCTGTGCTGCGGACACGCCGGGTGTATACAGGCGGGAAGCGACGCCGTGGGGACGTAGGCGTTGACAGCCTGGACTTTACCAAGAAAATCCTGCACATGGCCTGGCACCCTGAGGAGAATATAATTGCTATTGCAGCCACCAACAACCTATACATCTTTCAGGATCGTGTCAATCCTGACGCGCAGACGGAGTAA
- the wfs1a gene encoding wolframin isoform X1: MEKDSESPSSSVSTTGLCPVLKGPSPPPKQIPSSPASNKPASPSQPVKSTSPSSPRKLSDFSPSSTQAIHLDKSKPVSFAESVSSEHLSDEITKKPQPHSISKTTSISSSAKFESTCPGSSCSGSSTSPSGATSTKRSFASVAKQVIMQERLRKAEEEDANDEEDDEELEEDLSVAQMEEKANTGDARAQTQLGQHFLMLAEDKEPDLNNRLAVNWLIKAAKQGRMSAARLLQRCWIQKKGVTPENEEDMRKLSKEGKFELAVRKAAMMMYWRLNPDRKKKVAVSELLQNVSQVNAVPAGGTASRIPVPTSGQTQKVLESIVSTDAKQLVDLDDFVEMTKQYAQGIVPTVPQNGDQASSKIESTDPLDRKGKAISGVVPKEHKKVQKHSWSFGYSGMLPDAKQTNAMKSHLMMLQYPLHAVIEMKEHLFDWASRAGVQWLSTLIPTQHVNALIFFFIISNLTVDLFAFVIPLLVFYLSFIAMIICTLRIFQSSKTWENFKALTSLLTRFEPGLDVEQAETNFGWNNLEQYLYFIFSVFFVIFSFPVADKKWIPCSELSTVAIFFTVLGYYSLSPAAAAYARRAIFIEVASNLCCLTQLLPKDMTGLRFLGHTFTTVPLGESVVLKLSIPCLLYIYLFYLFFSMARTRGFRGTYCFLIPYLVCFMWCEFSVVLLQNSSPVGLIRTCVAYFLFLFALPALAIGLAIMLFIQLFKWFIELELTKMIVTLVICAIPVTLRLWTRFSMSILDVLRSFTHWGPVKFILLCISMVILLFSVYVYHAEGQKVYNSTLTWNQYIQACGPPAWESKGMAQTQIFCSHLQGHRVTWTGRFRHVRIAETENGAQSVINMLPLFIGDWMRCLYGETYPKCDPNNTSLANSMSADIANSSLSSPVSLATLLKIQEEEELCQIKALAKHTCHIKRFDSYRFEVTVGIIQDESSRAEDAARDIILMASNEFRQILLNLKPGNIVEFSTKLEGRLGAKASAFELKAIHCLDCASSWLAGGRQVKIERDFRRTTVRAFKFAFDFFFSPFLSAEIRT; this comes from the exons ATGGAGAAGGATTCTGAGTCTCCATCCTCGTCTGTCAGCACCACGGGTTTGTGCCCTGTCCTGAAGGGACCCTCACCACCTCCTAAACAGATTCCTTCTTCCCCTGCATCCAATAAACCTGCTTCACCTTCTCAGCCTGTCAAATCAACATCTCCATCAAGTCCCAGAAAATTATCTGATTTCTCTCCATCATCCACACAAGCTATTCATTTGGATAAATCAAAGCCAGTGTCTTTTGCTGAATCTGTGTCCTCAGAACATTTGTCTGATGAGATAACTAAAAAACCTCAACCACATTCTATCTCCAAAACAACAAGCATATCATCTTCTGCAAAGTTTGAATCTACCTGTCCTGGATCATCTTGCTCTGGCTCCAGCACTTCCCCCTCTGGAGCTACTTCCACAAAACGCAGCTTTGCCTCTGTGGCTAAGCAGGTGATAATGCAGGAGAGACTCAggaaagcagaggaagaggatgcAAATGATGAAGAAGATG ATGAAGAACTAGAAGAAGACCTGAGTGTGGCGCAGATGGAGGAGAAGGCCAACACTGGTGATGCCAGAGCTCAGACCCAG TTGGGTCAGCACTTCTTGATGCTTGCTGAAGACAAAGAACCAGATCTCAACAACCGCCTGGCAGTTAACTGGCTAATCAAAGCAGCTAAACAGGGAAGAATGTCCGCAGCGAGACTTCTTCAGCGCTGTTGGATCCAGAAAAAAGGAGTAACTCCAGAAAATGAGGAAGACATGCGCAAGTTGTCAAAAGAGGGCAAGTTTGAACTGGCAGTACGCAAAGCAGCCATGATGATGTACTGGAGGCTCAACccagacaggaagaaaaaagtggCTGTCTCTGAGCTGCTCCAGAATGTCAGCCAGGTCAACGCAGTGCCAG cagggggcacaGCAAGCAGAATCCCTGTTCCTACTTCGGGCCAGACCCAGAAAGTATTAGAGAGCATAGTCAGCACTGATG CCAAACAGCTGGTGGACCTGGATGACTTTGTTGAAATGACGAAACAGTATGCACAAGGCATTGTCCCTACTGTCCCTCAAAATGGAGACCAGGCCTCATCAAAAATTGAAAGTACTGACCCCCTGGATAGAAAAGGGAAG GCCATATCAGGGGTAGTTCCTAAAGAACATAAGAAGGTCCAGAAACATTCTTGGAGTTTTGGTTACAGTGGGATGCTGCCGGATGCCAAGCAAACAAATGCCATGAAGTCACACCTGATG ATGCTACAATACCCACTTCATGCTGTTATTGAGATGAAGGAGCACCTCTTTGACTGGGCATCAAGAGCAGGCGTCCAGTGGTTGAGCACGCTCATCCCTACGCAGCATGTCAACGccctcattttcttctttatcatCAGCAACCTGACTGTTgatctgtttgcttttgttatACCCCTGCTTGTCTTTTACCTCTCCTTCATTGCCATGATTATCTGCACTCTAAGGATCTTCCAGAGTAGCAAG ACATGGGAGAACTTCAAAGCCTTGACATCCCTGCTGACTCGTTTTGAACCAGGTCTTGATGTGGAGCAGGCAGAGACCAACTTTGGTTGGAACAACCTGGAGCAATACCTTTACTTTATCTTTTCcgtattttttgtgattttctccTTCCCTGTCGCTGACAAGAAATGGATCCCTTGTTCTGAGCTCTCCACCGTGGCAATTTTCTTCACAGTTCTCGGCTATTACAGCCTCAgcccagctgctgcagcataTGCACGTCGTGCAATCTTCATAGAG GTAGCCTCAAATCTGTGTTGCCTGACACAATTACTGCCAAAGGACATGACAGGACTTCGTTTTCTTGGTCACACATTTACCACAGTGCCACTTGGGGAATCTGTAGTACTGAAACTCAGCATCCCCTGCCTTCTGTATATCTACCTTTTCTACCTTTTTTTCAG CATGGCAAGAACCCGTGGATTTCGGGGTACCTATTGTTTCCTGATCCCATATCTTGTTTGCTTCATGTGGTGTGAGTTTTCAGTGGTCCTCCTACAAAATTCCTCTCCTGTTGGATTAATCCGCACCTGCGTGGCATACTTCCTTTTCCTGTTTGCACTCCCTGCTCTGGCGATTGGCCTTGCCATCATGCTCTTCATCCAGCTGTTTAAATGGTTCATAGAGCTAGAGTTGACAAAGATGATTGTGACCCTGGTGATATGTGCAATTCCCGTCACTCTGCGGCTCTGGACACGGTTCAGTATGTCTATTTTGGATGTTCTGCGCTCATTTACGCACTGGGGTCCGGTCAAATTCATCTTACTCTGCATTTCCATGGTGATCCTGTTGTTCTCGGTATATGTATACCATGCAGAGGGACAGAAGGTGTACAACTCCACTCTGACATGGAACCAGTACATCCAGGCTTGTGGGCCCCCAGCCTGGGAAAGCAAAGGCATGGCTCAGACTCagatcttctgcagccacctgCAAGGGCACAGAGTCACCTGGACTGGACGCTTTAGACACGTCCGGATTGCTGAGACAGAGAACGGTGCACAATCTGTCATTAATATGCTGCCATTGTTTATTGGGGACTGGATGCGCTGCTTGTATGGTGAGACATATCCCAAGTGTGATCCAAACAATACATCACTGGCAAACTCAATGTCAGCAGATATAGCAAACAGTTCTTTGTCAAGTCCAGTTTCTCTGGCCACACTGCTTAAAATTCAAGAAGAAGAGGAGTTGTGTCAAATTAAGGCTTTGGCCAAGCACACCTGCCACATCAAGCGTTTTGACAGTTATCGATTTGAAGTGACGGTGGGAATTATCCAAGATGAAAGCTCAAGAGCAGAGGATGCAGCCAGAGATATAATCCTTATGGCCAGCAATGAATTTAGACAAATTCTGCTCAATCTGAAACCAGGTAACATAGTAGAATTCAGTACTAAGCTGGAAGGGCGTTTAGGAGCAAAGGCTTCGGCCTTTGAGCTCAAAGCTATCCATTGCCTCGACTGTGCTTCTTCATGGCTGGCTGGAGGCAGGCAGGTGAAGATTGAGAGAGACTTCAGGCGTACAACAGTTAGAGCCTTCAAGTTtgcatttgactttttcttttcaccgTTCCTGTCAGCAGAAATCCGTACCTGA
- the wfs1a gene encoding wolframin isoform X2 yields MEKDSESPSSSVSTTGLCPVLKGPSPPPKQIPSSPASNKPASPSQPVKSTSPSSPRKLSDFSPSSTQAIHLDKSKPVSFAESVSSEHLSDEITKKPQPHSISKTTSISSSAKFESTCPGSSCSGSSTSPSGATSTKRSFASVAKQVIMQERLRKAEEEDANDEEDDEELEEDLSVAQMEEKANTGDARAQTQLGQHFLMLAEDKEPDLNNRLAVNWLIKAAKQGRMSAARLLQRCWIQKKGVTPENEEDMRKLSKEGKFELAVRKAAMMMYWRLNPDRKKKVAVSELLQNVSQVNAVPGGTASRIPVPTSGQTQKVLESIVSTDAKQLVDLDDFVEMTKQYAQGIVPTVPQNGDQASSKIESTDPLDRKGKAISGVVPKEHKKVQKHSWSFGYSGMLPDAKQTNAMKSHLMMLQYPLHAVIEMKEHLFDWASRAGVQWLSTLIPTQHVNALIFFFIISNLTVDLFAFVIPLLVFYLSFIAMIICTLRIFQSSKTWENFKALTSLLTRFEPGLDVEQAETNFGWNNLEQYLYFIFSVFFVIFSFPVADKKWIPCSELSTVAIFFTVLGYYSLSPAAAAYARRAIFIEVASNLCCLTQLLPKDMTGLRFLGHTFTTVPLGESVVLKLSIPCLLYIYLFYLFFSMARTRGFRGTYCFLIPYLVCFMWCEFSVVLLQNSSPVGLIRTCVAYFLFLFALPALAIGLAIMLFIQLFKWFIELELTKMIVTLVICAIPVTLRLWTRFSMSILDVLRSFTHWGPVKFILLCISMVILLFSVYVYHAEGQKVYNSTLTWNQYIQACGPPAWESKGMAQTQIFCSHLQGHRVTWTGRFRHVRIAETENGAQSVINMLPLFIGDWMRCLYGETYPKCDPNNTSLANSMSADIANSSLSSPVSLATLLKIQEEEELCQIKALAKHTCHIKRFDSYRFEVTVGIIQDESSRAEDAARDIILMASNEFRQILLNLKPGNIVEFSTKLEGRLGAKASAFELKAIHCLDCASSWLAGGRQVKIERDFRRTTVRAFKFAFDFFFSPFLSAEIRT; encoded by the exons ATGGAGAAGGATTCTGAGTCTCCATCCTCGTCTGTCAGCACCACGGGTTTGTGCCCTGTCCTGAAGGGACCCTCACCACCTCCTAAACAGATTCCTTCTTCCCCTGCATCCAATAAACCTGCTTCACCTTCTCAGCCTGTCAAATCAACATCTCCATCAAGTCCCAGAAAATTATCTGATTTCTCTCCATCATCCACACAAGCTATTCATTTGGATAAATCAAAGCCAGTGTCTTTTGCTGAATCTGTGTCCTCAGAACATTTGTCTGATGAGATAACTAAAAAACCTCAACCACATTCTATCTCCAAAACAACAAGCATATCATCTTCTGCAAAGTTTGAATCTACCTGTCCTGGATCATCTTGCTCTGGCTCCAGCACTTCCCCCTCTGGAGCTACTTCCACAAAACGCAGCTTTGCCTCTGTGGCTAAGCAGGTGATAATGCAGGAGAGACTCAggaaagcagaggaagaggatgcAAATGATGAAGAAGATG ATGAAGAACTAGAAGAAGACCTGAGTGTGGCGCAGATGGAGGAGAAGGCCAACACTGGTGATGCCAGAGCTCAGACCCAG TTGGGTCAGCACTTCTTGATGCTTGCTGAAGACAAAGAACCAGATCTCAACAACCGCCTGGCAGTTAACTGGCTAATCAAAGCAGCTAAACAGGGAAGAATGTCCGCAGCGAGACTTCTTCAGCGCTGTTGGATCCAGAAAAAAGGAGTAACTCCAGAAAATGAGGAAGACATGCGCAAGTTGTCAAAAGAGGGCAAGTTTGAACTGGCAGTACGCAAAGCAGCCATGATGATGTACTGGAGGCTCAACccagacaggaagaaaaaagtggCTGTCTCTGAGCTGCTCCAGAATGTCAGCCAGGTCAACGCAGTGCCAG ggggcacaGCAAGCAGAATCCCTGTTCCTACTTCGGGCCAGACCCAGAAAGTATTAGAGAGCATAGTCAGCACTGATG CCAAACAGCTGGTGGACCTGGATGACTTTGTTGAAATGACGAAACAGTATGCACAAGGCATTGTCCCTACTGTCCCTCAAAATGGAGACCAGGCCTCATCAAAAATTGAAAGTACTGACCCCCTGGATAGAAAAGGGAAG GCCATATCAGGGGTAGTTCCTAAAGAACATAAGAAGGTCCAGAAACATTCTTGGAGTTTTGGTTACAGTGGGATGCTGCCGGATGCCAAGCAAACAAATGCCATGAAGTCACACCTGATG ATGCTACAATACCCACTTCATGCTGTTATTGAGATGAAGGAGCACCTCTTTGACTGGGCATCAAGAGCAGGCGTCCAGTGGTTGAGCACGCTCATCCCTACGCAGCATGTCAACGccctcattttcttctttatcatCAGCAACCTGACTGTTgatctgtttgcttttgttatACCCCTGCTTGTCTTTTACCTCTCCTTCATTGCCATGATTATCTGCACTCTAAGGATCTTCCAGAGTAGCAAG ACATGGGAGAACTTCAAAGCCTTGACATCCCTGCTGACTCGTTTTGAACCAGGTCTTGATGTGGAGCAGGCAGAGACCAACTTTGGTTGGAACAACCTGGAGCAATACCTTTACTTTATCTTTTCcgtattttttgtgattttctccTTCCCTGTCGCTGACAAGAAATGGATCCCTTGTTCTGAGCTCTCCACCGTGGCAATTTTCTTCACAGTTCTCGGCTATTACAGCCTCAgcccagctgctgcagcataTGCACGTCGTGCAATCTTCATAGAG GTAGCCTCAAATCTGTGTTGCCTGACACAATTACTGCCAAAGGACATGACAGGACTTCGTTTTCTTGGTCACACATTTACCACAGTGCCACTTGGGGAATCTGTAGTACTGAAACTCAGCATCCCCTGCCTTCTGTATATCTACCTTTTCTACCTTTTTTTCAG CATGGCAAGAACCCGTGGATTTCGGGGTACCTATTGTTTCCTGATCCCATATCTTGTTTGCTTCATGTGGTGTGAGTTTTCAGTGGTCCTCCTACAAAATTCCTCTCCTGTTGGATTAATCCGCACCTGCGTGGCATACTTCCTTTTCCTGTTTGCACTCCCTGCTCTGGCGATTGGCCTTGCCATCATGCTCTTCATCCAGCTGTTTAAATGGTTCATAGAGCTAGAGTTGACAAAGATGATTGTGACCCTGGTGATATGTGCAATTCCCGTCACTCTGCGGCTCTGGACACGGTTCAGTATGTCTATTTTGGATGTTCTGCGCTCATTTACGCACTGGGGTCCGGTCAAATTCATCTTACTCTGCATTTCCATGGTGATCCTGTTGTTCTCGGTATATGTATACCATGCAGAGGGACAGAAGGTGTACAACTCCACTCTGACATGGAACCAGTACATCCAGGCTTGTGGGCCCCCAGCCTGGGAAAGCAAAGGCATGGCTCAGACTCagatcttctgcagccacctgCAAGGGCACAGAGTCACCTGGACTGGACGCTTTAGACACGTCCGGATTGCTGAGACAGAGAACGGTGCACAATCTGTCATTAATATGCTGCCATTGTTTATTGGGGACTGGATGCGCTGCTTGTATGGTGAGACATATCCCAAGTGTGATCCAAACAATACATCACTGGCAAACTCAATGTCAGCAGATATAGCAAACAGTTCTTTGTCAAGTCCAGTTTCTCTGGCCACACTGCTTAAAATTCAAGAAGAAGAGGAGTTGTGTCAAATTAAGGCTTTGGCCAAGCACACCTGCCACATCAAGCGTTTTGACAGTTATCGATTTGAAGTGACGGTGGGAATTATCCAAGATGAAAGCTCAAGAGCAGAGGATGCAGCCAGAGATATAATCCTTATGGCCAGCAATGAATTTAGACAAATTCTGCTCAATCTGAAACCAGGTAACATAGTAGAATTCAGTACTAAGCTGGAAGGGCGTTTAGGAGCAAAGGCTTCGGCCTTTGAGCTCAAAGCTATCCATTGCCTCGACTGTGCTTCTTCATGGCTGGCTGGAGGCAGGCAGGTGAAGATTGAGAGAGACTTCAGGCGTACAACAGTTAGAGCCTTCAAGTTtgcatttgactttttcttttcaccgTTCCTGTCAGCAGAAATCCGTACCTGA